The Oryza sativa Japonica Group chromosome 11, ASM3414082v1 DNA window gtcATATGTACTCTTTGTGGCAAGGTTGGCCACTGTCACTTATGGTGCTGCCATCAGAATGAGAGTGAGAGGCGTGCTTGCCGtcgttgtggagaaaaaggacaCTATGATAATTGGCATCACCTAGGTTGCTCCAGCTGTGAGAAGCATCATCCACTCGGGAGATGTCCTATGGGAAAAATTACATGTTTTCTTTGTGAAGGCAATGGACATGTCCCTGTTCAATGTCATTTGAGTCCAATGCTCACTGCAATAACTCAGAATCAACGAGAGAGTTTCCGAGCTACTCTGAGACAAGCATTGAGAGAAACAAGCAACACAGCAGTCACACCAATTACATTGACCAGAGAATTAGAGCCATATAATGATAAGAATGGAGGCCAACCTAAAGGGGACAATGAAATGGTGCCCAGGGTCTTAGGCTTCAATCAAGGAGAGGAAGGCCATTCTGCTTTGAGGAACCCTAACAGATGCCATGTACCATCCTCTGACAAGGCTAACGTTGCTGCAGATAAGGCACCAAACCAATCTTTAGGAGTaacctgcttcaactgtggggGCAAAGGTCACTATTCAAATAAATGTCCTCAAAAGCAAAAGCAACATGGAGTCAGATCAACCAATGCTGCAGCTATGAAAGATAAGACACCGAACCTAACAGGAGTGACCTGCTTCGACTGTGGTGACAGAGGTCACTTTTCTTATACATGTCCTCAAAATCTACTAGAAGTCATGTTGACTGCAGAACTAGAGCCACATGATGATACCTATGAACGCCAACCTAAAGCGGATAATGGAACAGTACCAACTGTCCTAAGCCTGAATTGTGGTGAGGCAAGCCATTGTGGTAGGAATAATCCCATGAAAAGTCTGGAATCATCCTCTGATAAGATCAATTCTACAGCTATGACATATAAGGCACCAAAACGAGTGTTAGGTGTAATCTGCTTCAACTGTCATGAGGAAGGTCATTATGCAAATAGATGTCCTCAAAAGCAACAGGGAATCAACTCAGGTACTTCCCAATCCCCAATAAAGCGGCAGAGGAAGGAATGACTGATGTAAGTTGATATCGAGCAAACTTGTCTTAACATAGATGTTGATAAAAAAGAACTAATAATATATTGTTCCGTGAAATTGTAATGGATGAAAGATTTATCAGATATTCAAAGGAGGTTGTGGTTGTAGAGCCATAACCATCTTTGGTATTGTAGAATTTGATATTGAATAATATCAAGTGATCCGTGTGTTGCAATGAAATTGCTTGAACAAAATTTCTCGGCCTATCTCAGGTTTTGATCGGTAAGCTTTCCATAGTTACTGGAGGTTGTTTTGTATGGTCGTGTGGTTTCTCTCAGGATGGAAATATTCTTGAGCAATCTGCCCAACAAATCTGCATCATCAGAAAAATTGTTTCT harbors:
- the LOC4350316 gene encoding uncharacterized protein → MENTQFSRPKAVPYNDSWEIPNSDYILLYLNDKQTGKITCMVCGKEGHYTCECPMKNKEKYVICTLCGKVGHCHLWCCHQNESERRACRRCGEKGHYDNWHHLGCSSCEKHHPLGRCPMGKITCFLCEGNGHVPVQCHLSPMLTAITQNQRESFRATLRQALRETSNTAVTPITLTRELEPYNDKNGGQPKGDNEMVPRVLGFNQGEEGHSALRNPNRCHVPSSDKANVAADKAPNQSLGVTCFNCGGKGHYSNKCPQKQKQHGVRSTNAAAMKDKTPNLTGVTCFDCGDRGHFSYTCPQNLLEVMLTAELEPHDDTYERQPKADNGTVPTVLSLNCGEASHCGRNNPMKSLESSSDKINSTAMTYKAPKRVLGVICFNCHEEGHYANRCPQKQQGINSGTSQSPIKRQRKE